A single Antechinus flavipes isolate AdamAnt ecotype Samford, QLD, Australia chromosome 5, AdamAnt_v2, whole genome shotgun sequence DNA region contains:
- the NABP2 gene encoding SOSS complex subunit B1 isoform X1 has translation MTTETFVKDIKPGLKNLNLIFIVLETGRVTKTKDGHEVRTCKVADKTGSINISVWDDVGNLIQPGDIIRLTKGYASVFKGCLTLYTGRGGDLQKIGEFCMVYSEVPNFSEPNPEYSAQQQPSKTVQNDSSSATAQSPAGPPAGPPASENQNGNGLTTPSGPGSGSHAPHAPPHPISTRITRSQPSHASSGPPGPSSNPVSNGKETRRSSKR, from the exons ATGACGACGGAGACTTTTGTGAAAGATATCAAGCCAGGACTTAAGAATCTGAATCTCATCTTCATTGTGCTAGAGACAG GCCGAGTTACCAAGACAAAAGATGGACATGAGGTGAGGACCTGCAAAGTTGCAGACAAAACAGGTAGCATCAATATATCTGTTTGGGATGATGTTGGCAACCTGATCCAGCCTGGAGACATTATTCGACTCACCAAGGG GTACGCTTCAGTATTTAAAGGCTGTCTGACGCTCTACACTGGCCGTGGGGGTGATCTGCAAAAGATTGGAGA ATTCTGTATGGTTTATTCTGAGGTCCCCAACTTCAGTGAACCAAACCCTGAGTACAGTGCCCAGCAACAACCCAGCAAAACG GTACAGAATGACAGCAGCTCTGCCACTGCCCAGTCTCCAGCTGGCCCTCCTGCTGGGCCTCCAG CCTCAGAGAATCAGAATGGGAACGGTCTAACCACCCCCTCTGGGCCAGGCAGTGGCTCCCACGCACCCCACGCACCTCCTCATCCTATCAGCACCCGAATTACTCGAAGCCAGCCTAGCCACGCATCTTCGGGGCCTCCGGGCCCCTCCTCCAACCCCGTCAGCAACGGCAAAGAGACCCGGAGGAGCAGCAAGAGATAG
- the ANKRD52 gene encoding serine/threonine-protein phosphatase 6 regulatory ankyrin repeat subunit C: MGILSITDQPPLVQAIFSRDVEEVRSLLSQKENINVLDQERRTPLHAAAYVGDVPILQLLLLSGANVNAKDTLWLTPLHRAAASRNEKVLGLLLAHSADVNARDKLWQTPLHVAAANRATKCAEALAPLLSSLNVADRSGRSALHHAVHSGHLEMVNLLLNKGASLNVCDKKERQPLHWAAFLGHLEVLKLLVARGADPSCKDRKGYGLLHTAAANGQIDVVKHLLRLGAEIDEPNAYGNTALHIACYLGQDAVANELVNAGANVNQPNDKGFTPLHVAAVSTNGALCLELLVNNGADVNFQSKEGKSPLHMAAIHGRFTRSQILIQNGSEIDCADKYGNTPLHVAARYGHELLISTLMTNGADTARRGIHDMFPLHLAVLFGFSDCCRKLLSSGQLYSIVSSLSNEHVLSAGFDINTPDNLGRTCLHAAASGGNVECLNLLLSSGADLRRRDKFGRTPLHYAAANGSYQCAVTLVTAGAGINEADCKGCSPLHYAAASDTYRRAEPHAAASHDPEEDEPLKASRRKEAFFCLEFLLDNGADPSLRDRQGYTAVHYAAAYGNRQNLELLLEMSFNCLEDVENTIPVSPLHLAAYNGHCEALKTLAETLVNLDVRDHKGRTALFLATERGSTECVEVLTAHGASALVKERKRKWTPLHAAAASGHTDSLHLLIDSGERADITDVMDAHGQTPLMLAIMNGHVDCVHLLLEKGSTADAADRRGRTALHRGAVTGCEDCLAALLDHDAFVLCRDFKGRTPIHLASACGHTAVLRTLLQAALSTDPLDAVVDYSGYSPMHWASYTGHEDCLELLLEHSPFSYLEGNPFTPLHCAVINNQDSTTEMLLGALGAKIVNSRDAKGRTPLHAAAFADNVSGLQMLLRHQAEVDATDQAGRTALMTAAENGQTAAVEFLLYQAKADLTVLDGNKNTALHLACSKGHEKCALLILAETQDLGLINATNSALQMPLHIAARNGLASVVQALLSRGATVLAVDEEGHTPALACAPNKDVADCLALILSTMKPFPPKDAVSPFSFSLLKNCGIAAAKTVGGCGALPHGASCPYSQERHGAIGLDGCYSE; this comes from the exons ATGGGGATCCTGAGCATCACGGACCAG CCGCCCCTGGTCCAAGCCATCTTTAGCCGGGATGTGGAGGAAGTGCGCTCCCTCCTCTCGCAGAAGGAGAACATCAACGTGCTG GACCAAGAGAGAAGAACCCCTCTGCATGCTGCTGCATATGTAGGAGATGTCCCCATCCTCCAGTTGCTACTGCTGTCAG GTGCTAATGTCAATGCTAAGGACACTCTGTGGCTGACTCCCCTACATCGTGCTGCTGCCTCTAGGAATGAG AAAGTACTGGGGCTGCTCCTAGCACATTCCGCAGATGTGAATGCTCGGGACAAGCTATGGCAGACACCATTGCATGTAGCTGCTGCCAACCGGGCCACCAAATGTGCTGAAGCCTTGGCCCCGCTGCTGAGCAGCCTCAATGTGGCCGATCGAAGCGGGCGCAGTGCCTTGCACCATGCCGTGCACAGTGGGCACCTGGAG ATGGTGAACCTGCTTCTGAACAAGGGGGCCAGTCTGAATGTCTGTGACAAAAAGGAGCGGCAGCCACTACATTGGGCAGCCTTTTTAG GGCATTTGGAGGTTCTGAAGCTGTTGGTGGCTCGGGGTGCAGATCCTAGTTGCAAGGACCGGAAGGGCTATGGGCTGCTCCACACAGCTGCTGCCAATGGCCAGATTGATGTGGTCAAGCACCTGCTGCGGCTAGGGGCTGAG ATTGATGAACCCAATGCCTATGGGAACACAGCTTTGCACATCGCTTGCTACCTGGGCCAAGATGCTGTGGCCAATGAGCTGGTGAACGCAGGCGCTAACGTCAACCAGCCCAATGACAAGGGATTTACTCCATTACATGTGGCTGCAGTCTCCACTAATGGTGCACTCTGCTTGGAACTATTGGTCAATAATGGGGCAGATGTCAATTTCCAG AGTAAGGAGGGAAAGAGTCCCCTGCATATGGCTGCCATCCATGGGCGTTTCACTCGATCTCAGATCCTCATTCAGAATG GTAGTGAGATTGACTGTGCTGACAAATATGGGAATACGCCGTTGCACGTGGCTGCCCGCTATGGACATGAGCTGCTCATCAGCACCCTTATGACCAATGGTGCTGATACTGCCCG GCGAGGTATCCATGACATGTTCCCCCTGCACTTAGCTGTTCTCTTTGGATTCTCAGACTGTTGCCGTAAGCTTCTCTCCTCAG GTCAGCTGTACAGCATTGTGTCTTCTCTCAGCAATGAACATGTTCTCTCTGCTGGTTTTGATATCAACACACCTGATAACCTTGGCCGAACCTGTCTCCATGCTGCTGCTTCTGGAGG GAATGTTGAATGTCTTAATTTGCTGTTGAGCAGTGGAGCTGACTTGAGAAGGAGAGACAAGTTTGGAAG GACCCCATTGCACTATGCAGCCGCCAATGGCAGCTACCAGTGTGCTGTGACGCTGGTGACTGCTGGAGCGGGCATCAATGAGGCTGACTGTAAAGGCTGCTCCCCTCTGCACTATGCTGCCGCTTCCGACACCTACCGGAG AGCGGAACCACATGCGGCCGCCAGCCACGACCCTGAAGAGGACGAGCCACTGAAGGCATCCCGGAGGAAGGAGGCCTTCTT CTGTCTGGAGTTTTTACTGGATAACGGTGCAGACCCCTCCCTGCGGGACAGGCAGGGTTACACAGCCGTGCACTATGCAGCCGCTTATGGCAACAGACAGAACCTTGAGCTG CTCCTAGAAATGTCTTTTAACTGCCTGGAAGATGTGGAGAACACCATTCCAGTCAGCCCTTTGCACTTAGCT GCCTATAATGGTCACTGTGAAGCACTGAAGACACTGGCAGAGACGCTGGTGAACCTGGACGTGAGGGACCACAAAGGCCGGACTGCACTGTTCCTGGCCACAGAACGGGGCTCCACTGAGTGTGTGGAGGTGCTCACGGCCCACGGAGCCTCTGCCCTGGTCAAGGAGCGAAAGCGGAAGTGGACACCCCTCCATGCTGCCG CTGCTTCTGGTCACACAGACTCCTTGCATCTGCTGATTGACAGTGGAGAGCGAGCTGATATCACTGATGTCATGGATGCCCATGGACA GACCCCACTAATGTTAGCCATCATGAATGGCCATGTAGATTGTGTGCATCTCCTTCTGGAAAAAGGATCAACAGCTGATGCAGCTGATCGCCGGGGTCGAACTGCCTTGCACCGTGGG GCGGTGACTGGCTGTGAAGACTGCTTGGCTGCCCTTCTGGACCATGACGCCTTTGTACTATGCCGAGATTTTAAGGGCAGGACACCTATCCATCTGGCCTCAGCCTGTGGCCACACAGCTGTCTTGAGGACCTTGTTGCAGGCTGCCCTTTCCACAGATCCCTTGGATGCAGTAGTGGACTACAGTGGCTACTCTCCCATGCACTGGGCCTCCTACACTG GACATGAAGATTGTCTGGAGTTGTTACTTGAACACAGCCCGTTCTCATACTTGGAAGGAAACCCTTTCACTCCTTTGCACTGTGCAGT aaTTAACAACCAGGACAGCACCACAGAGATGCTCCTGGGAGCACTAGGTGCCAAGATTGTGAATAGCCGAGATGCCAAAGGACG GACCCCCCTTCATGCTGCTGCCTTCGCAGACAATGTCTCTGGGCTCCAGATGCTGCTGAGGCACCAAGCTGAGGTGGACGCCACTGACCAGGCTGGCAGAACGGCTCTCATGACAGCAGCTGAGAATGGGCAAACCGCTGCTGTCG AGTTTCTGTTATATCAAGCAAAAGCAGACCTTACTGTGCTGGATGGGAATAAGAACACTGCCCTGCACTTGGCATGCAGCAAG GGCCACGAGAAATGTGCCCTGTTAATCCTGGCGGAAACTCAAGACCTTGGCCTTATCAACGCCACCAACAGTGCACTGCAGAT GCCACTCCACATCGCTGCCCGAAATGGCCTGGCTTCTGTGGTGCAGGCGCTGCTCAGTCGTGGGGCCACAGTGCTGGCTGTAGATGAAGAAG GTCACACTCCAGCCCTGGCCTGTGCGCCCAACAAAGATGTGGCGGACTGTCTGGCCTTGATCCTCTCCACCATGAAGCCTTTCCCACCCAAGGACGCCGTCAGCCCCTTCAGCTTCAGCCTGCTCAAGAACTGTGGCATCGCTGCTGCCAAGACAGTGGGTGGCTGTGGTGCCCTACCCCATGGGGCCTCCTGCCCCTACAGCCAGGAACGGCATGGCGCCATCGGGTTAGACGGCTGCTACTCAGAGTAG
- the NABP2 gene encoding SOSS complex subunit B1 isoform X2 gives MTTETFVKDIKPGLKNLNLIFIVLETGRVTKTKDGHEVRTCKVADKTGSINISVWDDVGNLIQPGDIIRLTKGFCMVYSEVPNFSEPNPEYSAQQQPSKTVQNDSSSATAQSPAGPPAGPPASENQNGNGLTTPSGPGSGSHAPHAPPHPISTRITRSQPSHASSGPPGPSSNPVSNGKETRRSSKR, from the exons ATGACGACGGAGACTTTTGTGAAAGATATCAAGCCAGGACTTAAGAATCTGAATCTCATCTTCATTGTGCTAGAGACAG GCCGAGTTACCAAGACAAAAGATGGACATGAGGTGAGGACCTGCAAAGTTGCAGACAAAACAGGTAGCATCAATATATCTGTTTGGGATGATGTTGGCAACCTGATCCAGCCTGGAGACATTATTCGACTCACCAAGGG ATTCTGTATGGTTTATTCTGAGGTCCCCAACTTCAGTGAACCAAACCCTGAGTACAGTGCCCAGCAACAACCCAGCAAAACG GTACAGAATGACAGCAGCTCTGCCACTGCCCAGTCTCCAGCTGGCCCTCCTGCTGGGCCTCCAG CCTCAGAGAATCAGAATGGGAACGGTCTAACCACCCCCTCTGGGCCAGGCAGTGGCTCCCACGCACCCCACGCACCTCCTCATCCTATCAGCACCCGAATTACTCGAAGCCAGCCTAGCCACGCATCTTCGGGGCCTCCGGGCCCCTCCTCCAACCCCGTCAGCAACGGCAAAGAGACCCGGAGGAGCAGCAAGAGATAG
- the SLC39A5 gene encoding zinc transporter ZIP5, with product MGLLLAGLCAWVALGWVGALDPSTGPPAPLGPAEQEQGHYLAQLFGLYGENGTLSVSGLARLLHSLGLGRVQGLRLGHSGPTGGRAGPSPGDNFTHRPLDPGISVDVWTGLPLEPSEWRDPEKPGASHLPQGPPAPGLGLFHRLLLVDHSLSDHLNEDCLNGSQLLVNFGLSPAAPLTPRQFALLCPALLYQIDSRVCIQSPAPAPQGDLLSALAHSALAVLVLSALAPFSILLLRFLGSWLLHPLLGFLGALAVGTLCGDALLHLLPHAQGGRHGGDLGPGLAVLGGLFLLFVLENLLGIFRHGGLRLRCCKQTRRGPGSQDLENGRGTTLQPLREGPDTVTEGPQEPSGQLSTAPLSLIQERHGHSHGHPSSGNTQITWMVLLGDGLHNFTDGLAIGVAFSDGFSSGISTTLAVLCHELPHELGDFAMLLQAGLPYKRLLLLSLVSGALGLAGAALGVGLSQGPAPFTPWVFGITAGVFLYVSLVDMLPTLLHPADPLPTSHILLQGLGLLLGGCLMLTIALFEEQLLPLPLDG from the exons ATGGGGCTCCTGTTGGCTGGACTGTGTGCTTGGGTGGCTCTGGGGTGGGTGGGGGCTTTGGACCCTTCTACAGGTCCTCCAGCTCCCCTGGGTCCTGCTGAGCAGGAGCAGGGACATTACCTGGCACAACTGTTTGGCTTATATGGAGAGAATGGAACTCTGAGTGTCAGTGGCCTTGCCAGGCTCCTTCATAGCCTAGGCCTGGGTCGGGTTCAGGGACTTCGACTGGGACACTCGGGCCCCACAGGGGGTAGGGCTGGGCCCTCCCCTGGGGACAATTTCACACACAG ACCACTGGACCCTGGGATAAGTGTGGATGTCTGGACAGGACTGCCCCTGGAACCTTCAGAATGGAGGGATCCAGAGAAGCCAGGGGCCTCCCACTTGCCCCAGGGGCCACCAGCCCCTGGCCTTGGCCTCTTTCACAGGCTACTGCTAGTGGACCATTCACTGTCTGACCATCTTAATGAGGAT TGTCTAAATGGCTCCCAGCTTCTTGTCAACTTTGGTTTAAGCCCAGCTGCTCCCCTGACCCCCCGCCAGTTTGCCCTGCTGTGTCCAGCCCTGCTCTACCAGATTGACAGCAGAGTTTGTATCCAGAGCCCAGCTCCTGCACCTCAAGGGGACTTACTGTCAG CCCTAGCTCATAGTGCTCTGGCTGTCCTGGTGCTCAGCGCGCTGGCTCCCTTTTCCATACTACTGTTACGATTCCTGGGGTCCTGGCTGCTGCATCCTCTGTTGGGCTTCTTGGGGGCACTGGCTGTGGGCACACTATGTGGAGATGCTCTGCTGCACCTGCTGCCACAC GCTCAGGGAGGGCGTCACGGTGGGGACCTAGGCCCCGGGCTGGCTGTGCTAGGaggtctcttcctcctctttgtcTTGGAGAATTTACTTGGGATTTTTCGGCATGGTGGGCTACGATTG AGATGCTGTAAGCAAACAAGAAGAGGTCCTGGAAGTCAGGACCTAGAAAATGGTAGAGGAACAACTCTTCAGCCCTTGAGGGAAGGTCCAG ATACAGTGACTGAAGGGCCACAGGAGCCGAGTGGCCAACTTTCCACAGCCCCACTCTCTCTGATACAAGAGCGCCACGGACATAGCCATGGACACCCAAGCAGTGGGAATACTCAAATCACATGGATGGTCCTGCTGGGAGATGGACTCCACAACTTCACAGATGGGCTTGCCATTG GAGTTGCTTTCTCTGATGGTTTTTCTAGTGGTATCAGCACTACCTTGGCTGTCTTGTGCCATGAACTTCCCCATGAATTGG GTGATTTTGCTATGCTGCTCCAGGCTGGGCTACCCTACAAAAGGCTTTTGCTCTTGAGCCTGGTATCAGGGGCCCTGGGGCTGGCTGGTGCAGCCCTGGGAGTGGGTCTCAGCCAGGGCCCTGCTCCATTTACTCCCTGGGTTTTCGGGATCACTGCTGGGGTCTTCCTTTATGTGTCACTTGTGGATATG ctgcCCACCTTGCTTCACCCTGCAGACCCTCTGCCTACATCTCACATCCTGCTGCAAGGGCTAGGACTGCTGCTGGGGGGGTGTCTGATGCTGACTATTGCCCTGTTTGAGGAGCAGCTGCTCCCCCTGCCTTTAGATGGCTAA